One Candidatus Binatia bacterium genomic window carries:
- a CDS encoding DUF86 domain-containing protein, whose translation MRPDRLLLEDMIEALDEVLSCTPATRGEFDADKFRQSHILRHIQILGETAWRLFATIKDQHPEIPWSQMAGMRHALVHDYFEVDWDEVYDTARRDVPSVKPRIEAILASLPPESEDQG comes from the coding sequence GTGAGACCTGACCGCCTGCTCTTGGAGGACATGATCGAGGCCCTCGACGAGGTGCTGTCGTGCACGCCGGCCACTCGCGGAGAGTTCGATGCCGACAAGTTCCGACAGTCCCATATCCTGCGGCACATTCAGATCCTCGGCGAGACCGCCTGGCGGCTGTTCGCCACGATCAAGGACCAACACCCGGAGATCCCTTGGTCCCAGATGGCCGGAATGCGCCATGCGCTTGTGCACGACTACTTCGAGGTCGACTGGGATGAGGTCTACGACACGGCCAGACGGGATGTGCCCTCGGTCAAACCCCGGATCGAAGCCATCCTCGCTTCGTTGCCGCCAGAGAGCGAGGACCAGGGATAA
- a CDS encoding nucleotidyltransferase family protein, whose product MITLEDLRARREAILEIAQRYGARDVRVFGSVARGDVGESSDVDLIVRFDSGRSLFDHGGLIMDLRDLLGVEVDVISEGGMRDRFRKHVMKEAILL is encoded by the coding sequence ATGATCACACTGGAAGACCTTCGCGCCCGGCGCGAGGCGATTCTTGAGATCGCACAGCGATACGGGGCGCGCGATGTCCGGGTATTCGGCTCGGTGGCCCGCGGCGACGTCGGCGAGTCGTCCGACGTGGACCTGATCGTACGCTTCGATTCGGGCCGCTCCCTTTTCGACCACGGCGGGTTGATCATGGACCTGCGAGATCTACTGGGAGTCGAGGTGGACGTCATCAGCGAGGGGGGCATGCGCGATAGGTTTCGCAAGCATGTCATGAAGGAGGCAATCCTGCTGTGA
- a CDS encoding four helix bundle protein yields the protein MKLDHERLDVYQVSLEFAAWSYELARGLKSVDRHSRDQLLRASQSIALNIAEGCGKVLSPERRRYLQIAGGSARECGAILDILQRCGPIAGPQWKSGKELLVRIVAMLTRMTDHCADRVREEVAVYEYVNEYEYGGDADSAASADGGAERYIAGDGEDLLL from the coding sequence GTGAAGTTGGACCACGAACGGTTGGACGTTTACCAGGTGAGCCTGGAATTCGCCGCCTGGTCGTACGAACTCGCCAGGGGGCTGAAGTCCGTGGATCGTCATTCTCGCGACCAACTCTTGCGCGCCTCTCAGTCCATCGCCCTGAACATCGCCGAGGGTTGCGGGAAAGTGCTGTCACCCGAACGGCGAAGGTACCTTCAGATTGCTGGTGGATCGGCACGGGAGTGCGGCGCAATCCTGGACATCCTTCAGCGCTGTGGGCCGATCGCGGGGCCGCAGTGGAAGAGCGGCAAAGAGCTGCTGGTGCGCATCGTTGCCATGTTGACGCGGATGACGGATCACTGCGCCGATCGGGTGCGGGAGGAAGTGGCCGTGTACGAGTACGTGAACGAGTACGAGTACGGAGGAGACGCCGATTCAGCTGCGTCAGCAGATGGGGGAGCCGAACGATACATTGCAGGCGACGGCGAGGACTTGCTGTTGTGA
- the ilvA gene encoding threonine ammonia-lyase, with amino-acid sequence MLIPLAAIRNARERAAGIVKATPLDLSATFSRICGCNVYLKLENLQKTGSFKVRGALNKIQSLAPEARDRGVVTASAGNHAQGVAYAAGRAGVAVTVVMPETASFSKVAATIGYGAHVVLAGHDYATACRHATALAAERGAPFVHAFDDEQVIAGQGTLGLEVLEQLPEVDTIVVPVGGGGLLAGVAAAVRGAGSRARIVGVQAAGASSLRPSLQAGQRVEIASVDTIADGLATRAIGELPFAIIRGAIDDAVEVGDAEIAEAVLLLLERAKTVAEGGGAASLAACLTRRLPAGATNVVAVISGGNIDTNLLDRIINLGLIAEGRLFRLGTRLEDRPGELQRLVTCIAACRANIHQIAHERARPGLPLTRAAVTLEIETRGPDHIADIERAVTAAGFTIERGNG; translated from the coding sequence ATGCTCATCCCCCTCGCCGCCATCCGGAACGCTCGCGAACGCGCTGCCGGTATCGTCAAGGCGACCCCGCTCGACCTCAGTGCGACCTTCAGCAGAATCTGCGGTTGTAACGTCTATCTCAAGCTCGAGAACTTGCAGAAGACGGGTTCGTTCAAGGTTCGCGGCGCGCTGAACAAGATCCAATCGTTGGCTCCGGAGGCGAGGGATCGTGGCGTGGTTACGGCCTCCGCCGGCAATCACGCGCAGGGCGTCGCGTACGCGGCCGGACGCGCCGGTGTTGCCGTGACCGTGGTGATGCCGGAGACGGCGTCTTTCAGCAAAGTCGCCGCGACGATCGGCTACGGTGCGCACGTTGTGCTGGCGGGGCACGACTACGCCACGGCCTGTCGGCACGCCACCGCGCTGGCGGCGGAACGAGGCGCACCGTTCGTCCACGCCTTCGACGACGAACAGGTGATCGCCGGGCAGGGCACGCTCGGCCTCGAGGTGCTGGAGCAGTTGCCGGAAGTCGACACGATCGTCGTGCCGGTTGGCGGCGGAGGTCTGTTGGCCGGAGTGGCGGCGGCCGTCCGCGGCGCCGGCAGCCGGGCGCGCATCGTGGGCGTGCAGGCGGCGGGGGCGTCATCGCTGCGGCCAAGCCTGCAAGCCGGACAGCGTGTCGAGATCGCGAGCGTGGACACCATTGCCGACGGTCTGGCGACGCGCGCCATCGGCGAGTTGCCGTTCGCGATCATCCGCGGCGCAATCGACGACGCCGTCGAAGTCGGCGACGCCGAGATTGCCGAGGCGGTACTGCTGCTGCTCGAACGCGCCAAGACCGTGGCCGAAGGCGGCGGCGCCGCCAGCCTGGCCGCGTGCCTGACCCGACGCTTGCCGGCCGGGGCGACAAACGTCGTCGCCGTGATCTCAGGTGGCAACATCGATACCAACCTGCTCGACCGCATCATCAACCTCGGACTTATCGCCGAAGGTCGCCTGTTCCGGCTCGGCACCCGGCTCGAGGATCGGCCGGGAGAGCTGCAACGTCTGGTGACGTGCATCGCGGCCTGCCGCGCCAACATCCATCAGATCGCGCACGAGCGCGCTCGCCCCGGGCTGCCGCTGACCCGCGCCGCCGTCACGCTGGAGATCGAGACCCGCGGCCCGGACCACATCGCCGACATCGAACGGGCCGTTACTGCCGCCGGTTTCACCATCGAGCGCGGGAACGGCTAG
- a CDS encoding biopolymer transporter ExbD — translation MALGSLKKRARSAIVSEINITPLTDIFLVLLIIFMVTSAAMVESGAKITLPEVDSTASQPREITITVTPNNDVYVNAKLTSFEELESALSALITARPDIPVVLEGDRDVLFGQAVKILSIAQKAGATQIAIAAERRQAN, via the coding sequence ATGGCTCTCGGTAGCCTCAAGAAGCGGGCCCGCTCGGCGATCGTCTCCGAGATCAACATCACCCCGCTGACCGACATCTTCCTCGTCCTGCTCATCATCTTCATGGTGACGAGCGCGGCCATGGTGGAGTCCGGCGCGAAGATCACGCTCCCCGAGGTCGACAGCACCGCCTCCCAACCGCGCGAGATTACGATTACCGTGACCCCGAACAATGACGTTTACGTCAATGCGAAGCTGACGTCCTTCGAGGAGCTCGAAAGCGCCCTGAGCGCGCTGATCACGGCCCGGCCCGACATCCCGGTTGTCCTCGAAGGGGACCGGGACGTGCTCTTCGGGCAGGCGGTAAAGATCCTTTCCATCGCTCAGAAGGCGGGAGCGACCCAGATTGCCATCGCCGCCGAGCGGCGGCAGGCCAACTGA
- a CDS encoding MotA/TolQ/ExbB proton channel family protein: MEGLSILDMINMGWMATYPLLLFSMVTVSIVLERVWSLRNLITDSLSLAGSLCAPLERGDFVTALQTSKEHVTTPAGRIFSDVLARHQSDSMEYLSDLTEEKRFEELEALKGPLWVLGTIGSSAPFIGLFGTVVGIIKAFHNMALMGSGGFSVVAAGISEALVATALGLGVAIIAVIFYNYFQTRIERIEAALTIASNRVLDAIHIGRRDGSR; the protein is encoded by the coding sequence GTGGAAGGACTGAGCATCCTTGACATGATCAACATGGGGTGGATGGCCACCTATCCCCTGTTGCTGTTCTCGATGGTCACCGTGAGCATCGTGCTCGAACGAGTATGGTCGCTACGCAACCTGATCACCGACAGCCTGTCGCTGGCCGGTTCGCTGTGTGCGCCGCTCGAGCGGGGCGACTTCGTCACGGCGTTGCAAACGAGCAAGGAGCACGTGACAACGCCGGCGGGAAGGATTTTCTCGGACGTGCTCGCCCGGCATCAGTCCGATTCGATGGAGTACCTGTCCGACCTCACCGAGGAGAAGCGGTTCGAGGAGCTGGAAGCGCTCAAGGGCCCGCTGTGGGTGCTCGGCACCATCGGCAGCAGCGCGCCTTTCATCGGTCTGTTCGGCACGGTCGTCGGGATCATCAAGGCGTTTCACAACATGGCACTGATGGGAAGCGGCGGTTTCTCGGTCGTCGCGGCGGGCATTTCGGAAGCGCTGGTGGCCACCGCCCTCGGTCTCGGCGTCGCCATCATCGCGGTCATCTTCTACAATTATTTTCAAACGCGCATCGAACGGATAGAAGCCGCGCTGACGATCGCCTCCAATCGGGTACTCGACGCCATCCACATCGGGAGACGCGATGGCTCTCGGTAG
- a CDS encoding methylamine utilization protein MauE, whose translation MSVAVVGVSLDPILYLGLRAGLVLLFVSAAAHKLRDFESFVAAVDAYDILPRALNRTMAGLLVGAECAIGASLVLWEYSALPVLAAALLLGTYTAAVGVNLRRGRSDLACGCGGPVDAVPIGAGLMGRNLVLICGCLLAALPPSARALTPVDAVTGVGLLATFAFLYAAAETARANAARLRRAGVVERGRP comes from the coding sequence ATGAGCGTGGCGGTGGTCGGCGTCAGTCTGGACCCCATACTGTACCTGGGGCTGCGCGCCGGTCTGGTGTTGCTCTTCGTGTCGGCCGCGGCCCACAAGCTGCGCGATTTCGAATCCTTCGTTGCCGCGGTCGACGCTTACGACATCCTGCCGCGCGCCCTGAATAGAACGATGGCGGGGCTGTTGGTGGGGGCCGAGTGCGCGATCGGCGCCAGCCTCGTGCTCTGGGAATATTCCGCGCTGCCGGTCCTGGCGGCAGCCTTGTTACTCGGCACGTACACGGCTGCGGTCGGGGTCAACCTGCGCCGCGGGCGAAGCGATCTGGCGTGCGGCTGCGGTGGCCCGGTCGACGCGGTACCGATTGGGGCCGGGTTGATGGGTCGCAATCTGGTGTTGATCTGCGGGTGTCTGCTGGCGGCCCTGCCGCCGTCGGCCAGGGCGTTGACTCCCGTCGATGCCGTCACCGGAGTCGGTCTGCTGGCGACGTTTGCGTTCCTTTACGCGGCGGCAGAGACGGCGCGGGCCAACGCCGCCCGGCTGCGCCGCGCCGGCGTCGTCGAAAGAGGGCGACCGTGA
- a CDS encoding methylamine dehydrogenase (amicyanin) light chain produces the protein MISIDKWFAEVARRVARHSSRRGFLAQVAAVLVGSAAVPLLPVARGQNPARVPIPGEPDPSTPAGDPADCEYWRHCAIDGFLCSCCGGTQRSCPPGTEMSPVTWIGTCRNPHDGKDYIISYNDCCGKEICGLCYCHRNEGDKPVYIPAKSNDINWCWGSTIVYNCSTAIVLGVATES, from the coding sequence ATGATTTCCATCGACAAATGGTTTGCAGAGGTCGCCCGGCGCGTGGCGCGGCACAGCTCTCGCCGAGGCTTTCTGGCCCAGGTTGCCGCCGTGCTGGTCGGCAGTGCCGCGGTGCCGTTGCTGCCGGTGGCCCGTGGCCAGAACCCGGCGCGCGTGCCGATACCGGGCGAGCCGGATCCGTCCACACCCGCGGGCGATCCAGCCGACTGCGAGTACTGGCGGCACTGTGCCATCGACGGGTTCCTGTGCAGTTGTTGTGGGGGAACGCAGCGTTCGTGCCCGCCCGGAACCGAGATGTCGCCGGTGACGTGGATCGGCACGTGCCGCAATCCGCACGACGGCAAGGATTACATCATCTCGTACAACGATTGCTGTGGGAAGGAGATCTGCGGACTGTGTTACTGCCACCGCAACGAGGGGGACAAGCCGGTCTATATCCCGGCCAAGAGCAACGATATCAATTGGTGCTGGGGTTCCACCATCGTGTACAACTGCTCGACCGCGATTGTGCTCGGCGTTGCCACGGAGTCCTGA
- a CDS encoding DUF433 domain-containing protein, with protein MSTAQLTDRITVNPRQCGGRPCIRGMRIRVSDILELLASGTTPKQIVREHPDLEIEDVYACLRFASSRVSHAVIVP; from the coding sequence ATGAGCACGGCTCAGCTGACGGATCGAATCACCGTCAACCCTCGGCAATGCGGTGGGCGTCCGTGCATTCGCGGCATGCGGATACGCGTATCCGACATCCTGGAGCTTCTTGCTTCGGGCACGACGCCGAAGCAGATCGTCAGGGAGCATCCCGACCTTGAAATCGAGGACGTGTATGCCTGCTTGCGGTTTGCGAGCAGCCGAGTGAGCCATGCCGTGATCGTCCCGTGA
- the mauD gene encoding methylamine dehydrogenase accessory protein MauD: MTEALIVSNLALWVAVVVLAAVVLALMRQIGVLHERVAPAGALMPAAGLAVGSPAPVLQVPDWSGALQTVGGADPEGRSTLLLFVSPTCPLCKTMLSIAFSVQRSERAWLRLVLASDGPRTEHERFVRTHALDAYPYLLSTQLGLAYHVGKLPYAVLIDAGGTVRGRGLVNTREHLESLFEASERGVASVQEYIRRQHAHSEVA; this comes from the coding sequence GTGACCGAAGCGTTGATCGTTTCGAACCTCGCCCTGTGGGTGGCGGTGGTTGTCCTCGCCGCGGTGGTGCTCGCCCTCATGCGCCAGATCGGAGTGCTGCACGAACGCGTCGCGCCGGCCGGCGCACTGATGCCGGCCGCCGGCCTGGCGGTGGGGTCGCCCGCTCCGGTGCTGCAGGTGCCGGACTGGTCCGGCGCGCTGCAGACCGTTGGCGGTGCCGATCCCGAGGGCAGGAGCACCTTGCTGCTGTTCGTGTCGCCGACCTGCCCGTTGTGCAAGACCATGCTCTCGATCGCCTTCTCGGTGCAGCGCAGCGAGCGTGCCTGGCTGCGGCTCGTTCTCGCCAGCGACGGTCCGCGGACCGAGCACGAACGGTTCGTGCGTACCCACGCCCTCGACGCCTACCCGTACCTGCTGTCCACGCAACTCGGACTGGCGTATCACGTCGGCAAGCTGCCGTACGCCGTGCTCATCGACGCCGGCGGCACGGTACGCGGCCGTGGCCTGGTGAACACCCGGGAGCACCTCGAAAGCCTGTTCGAAGCCAGCGAACGCGGCGTGGCCTCGGTGCAGGAATACATCCGCCGCCAACACGCTCACTCCGAAGTGGCTTGA
- a CDS encoding VWA domain-containing protein, whose protein sequence is MQFVIDDVKEKLSALVASIQRMVPTSRIGIVVYRDRGDDYVVRWTDLSFNTKKLQDFLAGISARGGGDWEEAVRDALDAAVNDLKWRKQSKRLIVLVGGSPPHQVDESAVRRIVRNFREDGGYVSAIDVTHRMHEEFDRNLWKSLHGTKPYQPSPFPDYFKETARTFADISRDGGGELVVLDQDKALMRSIFELTFGSRWKTEMAKYLNDLS, encoded by the coding sequence ATGCAGTTCGTGATCGACGACGTGAAAGAAAAGTTGTCCGCGCTGGTTGCCTCCATTCAACGCATGGTGCCGACCAGCCGCATCGGCATCGTCGTCTATCGCGATCGGGGCGACGACTACGTCGTCAGGTGGACCGATTTGAGCTTCAACACCAAAAAGCTCCAGGACTTCCTCGCCGGCATCAGCGCTCGCGGGGGCGGCGACTGGGAAGAGGCGGTGCGGGACGCGCTCGATGCCGCGGTCAACGACCTCAAGTGGCGCAAGCAATCGAAGCGGCTGATCGTTCTGGTCGGCGGCTCTCCCCCGCACCAGGTCGACGAGTCGGCCGTGCGCCGCATCGTACGCAACTTCCGCGAGGACGGGGGCTACGTGAGCGCCATCGACGTTACGCATCGCATGCACGAGGAGTTCGACCGTAACCTGTGGAAGTCGCTGCACGGCACCAAGCCGTACCAACCGTCGCCGTTTCCGGACTACTTCAAGGAGACGGCGCGCACCTTTGCCGACATCAGCCGTGACGGAGGCGGCGAACTCGTCGTGCTCGATCAGGACAAAGCCCTCATGCGCAGTATCTTCGAGCTCACCTTCGGCTCGCGATGGAAGACCGAGATGGCGAAATACCTCAATGATCTGTCGTGA
- a CDS encoding amine dehydrogenase: MIASGKRRALALAAAVVVGLCGPAAAQVAPEAPGRIETLAQPPSAHWAWAGDPILGRAGLVDLDSGRFLGQINGGYGIFEPLFARRRPEIYVPATYYSRRTHGTRTDVIEIYDRATLTPVHEVVIPPKRAIDAFPMAHAAVSDDERFAAVFNWTPATSLSIVDLDRRTFVGEIEIPGCSLVYAAGPRRFMSLCSNGELLLVSLDDTGKEAGKVRTQPFFDPQTDPVTEKAVRIGDEWIFVSFEGTAHPVDVSSSPPRFPASWPLLTDADRAESWRIGGLQHLAVHAPSKRLYSLVHRGGADTHKEPGEEVWIYDLTTRQRVRRIDVRYSGLTAYGMSLAFGRNWVWPFNGLYDWVVDGLVPAAVTHITVTRDEAPLLATVSAFSGIVAVYDAGTGAFLRRTEPVAWTVDSLQAPWSGR; the protein is encoded by the coding sequence GTGATCGCCTCAGGGAAACGTCGGGCCCTGGCTCTGGCGGCAGCGGTGGTCGTCGGGCTCTGCGGCCCGGCGGCGGCGCAGGTGGCGCCGGAGGCGCCCGGACGCATCGAAACACTCGCACAACCGCCGAGTGCGCACTGGGCATGGGCCGGCGACCCGATCCTCGGCCGTGCCGGTCTGGTTGACCTCGACAGCGGCCGGTTCCTCGGACAGATCAACGGCGGCTATGGCATCTTCGAACCACTGTTCGCGCGGCGGCGGCCGGAGATCTACGTGCCCGCTACCTACTATTCCCGGCGCACGCACGGCACGCGCACCGACGTCATCGAGATCTACGACCGTGCCACGCTGACCCCCGTACACGAGGTGGTCATACCGCCGAAGCGCGCCATCGACGCCTTCCCAATGGCGCATGCCGCCGTGTCGGACGACGAACGCTTTGCGGCAGTCTTCAACTGGACCCCGGCAACGTCGCTGAGCATTGTCGACCTCGACCGGCGTACGTTCGTGGGCGAGATCGAGATTCCCGGTTGCAGCCTGGTTTACGCCGCCGGCCCGCGGCGCTTCATGTCGTTGTGCTCTAATGGCGAACTGCTGCTTGTCAGCCTCGACGATACCGGTAAGGAAGCCGGCAAGGTCAGGACCCAGCCGTTTTTCGATCCGCAGACCGATCCGGTGACCGAAAAGGCGGTCCGCATCGGCGACGAGTGGATCTTCGTGTCGTTCGAGGGGACGGCGCATCCCGTCGACGTGTCGTCGTCGCCGCCGCGCTTTCCCGCCTCGTGGCCGCTACTCACCGATGCCGATCGTGCCGAGTCGTGGCGCATCGGCGGGTTGCAGCATCTCGCCGTCCACGCCCCGAGCAAACGGCTCTATTCTCTCGTGCACCGCGGCGGCGCCGACACGCACAAGGAGCCGGGAGAAGAGGTGTGGATCTACGACCTCACGACCAGGCAGCGAGTGCGGCGCATTGACGTGCGCTACTCCGGATTGACGGCTTACGGAATGTCGCTGGCGTTCGGCCGCAACTGGGTGTGGCCTTTCAATGGGCTCTACGATTGGGTGGTGGACGGCCTCGTGCCGGCCGCCGTAACCCACATTACGGTAACCCGGGACGAGGCCCCGCTGCTGGCCACGGTGTCGGCCTTCAGCGGCATCGTCGCGGTTTACGACGCGGGCACCGGCGCGTTCTTGCGGCGCACGGAACCGGTGGCCTGGACGGTCGACAGCCTGCAGGCGCCCTGGAGCGGCCGATGA
- a CDS encoding tetratricopeptide repeat protein yields the protein MNRPVVSFFRTGAAKGRGKDTGMRCFRRTPLPRTNAEVDAGVRGNPRSAAGGFLAALILLAGATAGPLHAQSGGDLRAQARQIGADVAAARSAGRLDTATQQRAVEQLGQLVVGFISASDRAANSGDAGRQAESLRPTFEAIHTPLDDIYKQNTEALERMARKVMDEDGDLEALYETQPFRDAQVIASAALYYLNWLSYYGARLYDGPRRKALLEQAQRGFSEFATGDRRSDLLVESLLGRGLCYLELGEAALARRDLEAVIADAKASPERRNKARLALLDAAVQAGNTAEALRMSDEILAAGARTDENVVRFLRLRALMAAARRGTGAEAERYRQQALVLMEQLRRAGAGWDERVSALLQTGVDNPEQWAAKATSPFAQWELARMLAQKNDYKAAAPLLEAVVASDDPQVRPNRREAQYMLGLAKFQAGEYVAAADLLDAALAEGTPAYGADAAYMRFKALEAEVAKQPTPEITERYGHAIRDLLARYPDHRSVFEAQFRLGELLQAQREFAAAVDAYAAVRGEPMLQLRARFATLQCQFELLGAAGDGTDPAAQRRVRLEAIGRDLESFAQEAAALEKSAGRTAAPAVQPMQAKVAIMRAVYAKLLPGDRGAEVLRALAGFETSYPEEKDLLPQVVRLRLEADQRLGRFAEAQSEVATHGAVLVGGLGRQGIEELAVGFIREGARRRAREGDGVNDAAQKVALGLYELLADGADGSGKTALTMARLYETTGDLKKATDLYNEVQQKGPSPAALRGLARIAEAEKRPAEAIERWRQFTALARPGDAPWYEGQYELARTTALSGDAKGACAQLDKLKPAMPGLSDVELRRKLGDLYDQTCR from the coding sequence GTGAACCGGCCCGTGGTCTCCTTCTTCCGCACCGGCGCGGCAAAGGGCCGCGGTAAGGATACGGGGATGCGTTGCTTTCGCCGTACCCCTCTCCCGCGGACAAACGCGGAAGTGGATGCCGGAGTTCGCGGCAATCCCCGCTCCGCCGCAGGCGGCTTCCTTGCGGCTCTCATCCTGCTTGCCGGGGCGACCGCCGGACCGCTGCACGCGCAGAGTGGGGGCGACCTGCGCGCCCAGGCGCGGCAGATCGGCGCCGACGTCGCCGCGGCAAGGAGCGCCGGCCGTCTTGACACCGCCACCCAACAGCGTGCCGTCGAACAGCTCGGACAGCTCGTCGTCGGGTTCATCTCCGCCAGCGACCGCGCCGCCAACAGCGGCGACGCCGGCCGCCAGGCCGAAAGCCTGCGTCCTACCTTCGAGGCCATCCACACGCCGCTCGATGACATCTACAAGCAGAACACCGAAGCCCTCGAGCGCATGGCGCGCAAAGTCATGGACGAAGACGGCGACCTCGAGGCGCTTTACGAGACGCAGCCGTTCAGGGACGCGCAGGTCATCGCCTCGGCCGCTTTGTACTACCTGAACTGGCTCTCGTACTACGGGGCGCGCCTGTACGACGGTCCCAGGCGCAAGGCGCTGCTGGAGCAGGCGCAGCGCGGCTTTTCCGAGTTTGCCACCGGCGATCGCCGTTCCGACCTGCTCGTCGAGAGCCTGCTCGGCCGCGGGCTCTGTTACCTCGAACTCGGCGAGGCGGCGCTGGCGCGGCGCGACCTGGAGGCGGTCATCGCCGACGCGAAGGCGTCGCCGGAACGCCGCAACAAGGCCCGCCTCGCGCTGCTCGACGCCGCCGTTCAGGCCGGCAACACCGCCGAGGCCCTGCGCATGTCCGACGAAATCCTCGCCGCCGGCGCGCGCACGGACGAGAACGTCGTACGCTTCCTGCGGCTGCGCGCGCTCATGGCGGCGGCCAGGCGCGGCACGGGAGCGGAGGCGGAGCGCTATCGCCAGCAGGCTCTCGTCCTGATGGAGCAACTGCGGCGCGCCGGCGCGGGATGGGACGAGCGGGTATCGGCGCTCCTGCAAACCGGCGTGGACAATCCCGAACAGTGGGCGGCAAAGGCGACCAGCCCGTTCGCGCAGTGGGAGCTGGCCCGCATGCTGGCGCAAAAGAACGACTACAAAGCCGCGGCGCCGCTGCTCGAGGCGGTCGTGGCCAGCGACGACCCGCAGGTGCGCCCCAATCGACGCGAGGCGCAGTACATGCTCGGCCTGGCGAAGTTCCAGGCCGGCGAGTATGTTGCCGCCGCCGACCTGCTCGATGCGGCGCTGGCCGAAGGCACTCCCGCCTATGGTGCGGACGCCGCCTACATGCGCTTCAAAGCCCTCGAAGCGGAAGTGGCGAAGCAGCCGACACCGGAGATTACCGAACGCTACGGGCACGCCATACGCGATCTGCTGGCGCGTTACCCCGATCACCGTTCGGTGTTCGAAGCGCAGTTTCGACTGGGCGAGCTGCTGCAGGCGCAACGCGAGTTCGCGGCTGCCGTCGACGCCTACGCCGCTGTGCGCGGCGAGCCGATGCTTCAGCTCCGGGCCCGCTTTGCGACGCTGCAATGCCAGTTCGAACTGCTCGGCGCTGCCGGCGACGGGACCGACCCAGCCGCACAACGAAGGGTACGCCTAGAAGCGATCGGGCGTGACCTGGAAAGCTTCGCGCAAGAAGCCGCGGCCCTGGAAAAGAGCGCCGGCCGCACCGCCGCCCCGGCAGTGCAACCGATGCAGGCCAAGGTCGCCATTATGCGCGCCGTCTACGCCAAACTGCTGCCCGGCGATCGCGGGGCCGAAGTCCTCCGCGCGCTGGCGGGATTCGAGACCTCCTATCCCGAAGAGAAGGACCTGCTACCGCAGGTGGTACGCCTGCGCCTGGAAGCCGACCAGCGGCTCGGCCGCTTCGCCGAAGCCCAGAGCGAAGTCGCGACCCACGGCGCGGTGTTGGTGGGTGGCCTCGGCCGTCAGGGGATCGAGGAGCTGGCGGTCGGTTTCATTCGCGAGGGCGCACGCCGTCGTGCCCGCGAGGGCGATGGGGTCAACGATGCGGCGCAGAAGGTTGCCCTCGGTCTCTATGAATTGCTCGCCGACGGTGCCGACGGAAGCGGCAAGACGGCGTTGACCATGGCTCGCCTGTACGAGACCACCGGCGACCTGAAGAAGGCAACCGATCTGTACAACGAGGTGCAACAGAAAGGCCCCTCGCCGGCAGCCCTGCGCGGACTCGCGCGCATCGCCGAAGCGGAAAAGCGGCCGGCCGAGGCCATCGAACGCTGGCGCCAGTTCACCGCGCTCGCCCGCCCCGGCGACGCGCCGTGGTACGAGGGTCAGTACGAACTCGCGCGTACGACGGCGCTGAGCGGCGACGCCAAAGGCGCCTGCGCGCAACTCGATAAGCTCAAACCGGCCATGCCCGGCCTGTCGGACGTCGAGCTGCGCCGCAAGCTCGGAGATCTCTACGACCAGACCTGCCGTTGA